The following are encoded together in the Cynocephalus volans isolate mCynVol1 chromosome 4, mCynVol1.pri, whole genome shotgun sequence genome:
- the MYOD1 gene encoding myoblast determination protein 1, which translates to MELLSPPLRDVDLTGPDGSLCSFATADDFYDDPCFDSPDLRFFEDLDPRLVHVGALLKPEEHSHFPAAVHPAPSAREDEHVRAPSGHHQAGRCLLWACKACKRKTTNADRRKAATMRERRRLSKVNEAFETLKRCTSSNPNQRLPKVEILRNAIRYIEGLQALLRDQDAAPPGAATAFYAPGPLPPGRGGEHYSGDSDASSPRSNCSDGMMDYSGPPSGARRRNCYEGAYYSEAPSEPRPGKSAAVSSLDCLSSIVERISTESPAAPQLLLADAPPESPPRPQEAATPSEGERGAPTPSPDATPQCPAGVNPNPIYQVL; encoded by the exons ATGGAGCTGCTGTCGCCGCCGCTCCGCGACGTAGACTTGACGGGCCCAGACggctctctctgctcctttgCCACGGCGGACGACTTCTATGACGACCCATGTTTCGACTCGCCAGACCTGCGCTTCTTCGAGGACCTGGACCCGCGCCTAGTGCACGTGGGCGCGCTCCTGAAGCCCGAGGAGCACTCGCACTTCCCTGCGGCCGTGCACCCGGCCCCGAGCGCGCGCGAGGACGAGCATGTGCGCGCGCCCAGCGGGCACCACCAAGCGGGCCGCTGCCTGCTGTGGGCCTGCAAGGCATGCAAGCGCAAGACCACCAATGCCGACCGCCGCAAGGCCGCCACCATGCGCGAGCGGCGCCGCCTGAGCAAAGTTAATGAGGCCTTCGAGACGCTCAAGCGCTGCACGTCCAGCAACCCGAACCAGCGACTGCCCAAGGTGGAAATCCTGCGTAACGCCATCCGCTACATCGAGGGCCTGCAAGCTCTGCTGCGCGACCAGGACGCCGCGCCCCCTGGCGCCGCCACTGCCTTCTACGCGCCCGGCCCTCTGCCCCCAGGCCGCGGCGGCGAGCACTACAGCGGCGACTCGGACGCTTCTAGCCCGCGTTCCAACTGCTCCGACGGCATG ATGGACTACAGCGGCCCCCCGAGCGGTGCCCGGCGGCGGAATTGCTACGAAGGCGCCTATTACAGCGAGGCGCCCAGCG AACCCAGGCCGGGGAAGAGTGCGGCCGTGTCGAGCCTCGACTGTCTGTCCAGCATCGTGGAGCGTATCTCCACGGAGAGCCCCGCCGCACCCCAGCTCCTGCTGGCCGACGCGCCGCCGGAGTCGCCTCCGCGCCCGCAAGAGGCGGCCACCCCAAGCGAGGGCGAGCGCGGCgcccccactccctccccggaCGCTACCCCGCAGTGCCCTGCGGGCGTGAACCCCAACCCGATCTACCAGGTGCTCTGA